The Methanocaldococcus infernus ME region GATCTATGTAACCCCTGGAGTAGCTTTTGATGACTATATTATCTTTGAGGGAAAGGTTCCAACAGTTGAGGAAATTAAGGAAGAGTTAAAAAGCTATTTGGAGGAGAAAGAATGAAGGTAGCAATAATAGCATGTGAAAAGATGGTTTTATCAGGATGTCCTGGAAAAGAAGCTTGTGTCTCCTGCTTTAAAGCTATAAATGAGAAGAGTGGAGCCTTTGAGAGATATAAAGATGTTGAGTTAGTTGCCTTTACAACCTGTGGAGGCTGTCCAGGGAAGAGATTTACAAGTAGAGTTAAGCTATTAAAAAATGCTGTTGGAGCTGAGGCTATACACATAGCTAACTGTACCTTCTTAGAGCCAAAATGTCCATACTTAAACTTTGAAGAGCT contains the following coding sequences:
- a CDS encoding CGGC domain-containing protein, whose protein sequence is MKVAIIACEKMVLSGCPGKEACVSCFKAINEKSGAFERYKDVELVAFTTCGGCPGKRFTSRVKLLKNAVGAEAIHIANCTFLEPKCPYLNFEELSKKLMEELEIPIVFGTHKLIKGLELVCTCDKK